Proteins encoded in a region of the Scatophagus argus isolate fScaArg1 chromosome 1, fScaArg1.pri, whole genome shotgun sequence genome:
- the mphosph10 gene encoding U3 small nucleolar ribonucleoprotein protein MPP10 has product MMASGDVRSVLEECVKELNANTTQPENFLSLQDGVAADFISLTKTLYDLHKAQEPADYKGSPLAQLVVENFDEEQIWQELELQNNAVLKHFKNATDEVLSDETLTLLEEEEEKSSDEEEVETDDDSVDEDEEEEKPPIRSKKMAVQAEDYTDEDSDLDFDVDALEKREKQKKDIGRKSSKTKMVPSEVDDKFFKLSEMESFLDDMDKQEGKEDQNEDDIDYFQDLPSDEDDDLDLNQMLSTKKQKKSSAKSSRNLKYKDFFDAVDSEPAKADDQSDGEDDSMDESHESQEAGEQEMDDEDDYDGEEEDDDEDEERSQSKASRKKVTFNVSGDEESEGEDMEEIFGGKSPSSAKSESKSSFEKRQEKMSKKIEELEKAALGEKPWQLSGEVTAQTRPENSMLEEDVEFDQTSRMAPAITEETTLQLEDIIKQRIKDQAFDDVVRKEKPKEEVFEYKKRLTLDHEKSKQSLAEIYEQEYLKQNQQHTEEEENPAHVEIQKLMDTLFLKLDALSNFHFTPKPHIPEVKVVSNLPSITMEEVAPVSASDGTLLAPEEIKEKNKAGDILGDGEKTSTDKKRERRHKKKVKRLKIKEKEKRQKLREASVAGENKKPSKAEVTENLKKLTKGGKATILKDEGKDKALRSSQAFFSQLQDQVKSQIKSAKDPSVKKKKHKEVSASKLKL; this is encoded by the exons ATGATGGCTAGTGGGGATGTGCGGAGCGTGCTGGAGGAGTGTGTAAAGGAACTAAAtgccaacacaacacaaccagaAAACTTTCTTAG CCTTCAAGATGGAGTTGCAGCAGACTTTATCTCTCTCACTAAGACCCTGTATGACCTCCACAAAGCTCAGGAGCCTGCAGATTATAAAGGCAGCCCGCTGGCTCAGCTGGTGGTGGAAAACTTTGATGAAGAGCAGATCTGGCAGGAGTTGGAGCTGCAGAACAATGCTGTActgaaacactttaaaaatgcCACTGACGAGGTTTTGTCAGATGAGACATTAACATTGttggaagaagaggaagaaaagagtaGCGATGAGGAAGAAGTAGAGACTGATGATGACAGTGTAGatgaggacgaagaggaggagaaaccaCCCATACGGTCGAAAAAAATGGCTGTGCAGGCGGAGGATTACACAGATGAGGACTCTGACTTAGATTTTGATGTTGATGCTTTAGAGAAGcgagaaaaacagaagaaagataTTGGAAGGAAGAGCTCCAAAACAAAGATGGTTCCCTCTGAGGTTGATGATAAGTTCTTCAAACTGTCAGAGATGGAATCGTTTCTTGATGATATGGACAAGCAAGAGGGAAAGGAGGATCAGAACGAGGATGACATAGACTACTTTCAGGACCTGCCCTCTGATGAGGATGACGACCTCGACCTAAATCAAATGCTTTCaaccaaaaagcaaaagaaaagctcT GCAAAAAGCTCCAGGAATCTCAAGTATAAGGACTTCTTTGATGCTGTGGATAGCGAACCAGCTAAAGCAGATGACCAGTCAGATGGTGAGGATGACAGCATGGATGAAAGCCATGAAAGCCAGGAAGCAGGTGAACAAGAAATGGATGACGAAGATGATTATGAtggtgaagaggaggatgacgaTGA GGATGAAGAGAGAAGTCAGTCCAAAGCATCTCGTAAGAAAGTGACCTTTAACGTCTCTGGGGACGAGGAAAGCGAGGGAGAGGACATGGAGGAAATTTTTGGAGGAAAAAGTCCAAGTTCAGCAAAGTCTGAATCAAAGTCATCATTTGAGAAACGGCAAGAGAAG ATGTCAAAGAAGATCGAGGAGTTGGAGAAAGCGGCTCTTGGGGAGAAGCCCTGGCAGTTGTCTGGAGAGGTGACGGCACAGACTCGTCCAGAGAACAGCATGCTGGAGGAAGATGTGGAGTTTGACCAGACATCCAGGATGG CTCCTGCTATCACAGAGGAAACCACGCTGCAGCTGGAAGACATCATCAAACAAAGAATTAAAGATCAG GCGTTTGATGATGTGGTCCGCAAGGAGAAACCCAAAGAGGAGGTGTTTGAGTACAAGAAGAGGCTGACGTTGGACCATGAGAAGAGCAAACAGAGTCTAGCGGAAATTTATGAGCAAGAATACCTCAAGCAGAATCAG caacacacagaggaggaggagaacccAGCCCATGTAGAAATTCAAAAACTTATGGACACGCTATTCCTAAAGTTGGATGCTCTCTCCAACTTCCACTTCACGCCTAAACCT CACATTCCTGAGGTCAAAGTGGTGTCTAACCTGCCATCCATTACAATGGAGGAGGTGGCTCCAGTCAGCGCCAGTGATGGTACGCTGCTCGCACCAGAAGAAATCAAG GAGAAGAACAAAGCAGGAGATATTCTGGGTGATGGTGAGAAGACATCAACAGACAAGAAACGCGAGAGACGCCACAAGAAGAAGGTGAAGCGCCTAAAGAtcaaggagaaagaaaagagacagaagcttAGAGAGGCCAGTGTAGCTGGAGAGAACAAGAAGCCATCAAAGGCTGAAGTCACAGAAAACTTGAAGAAACTAACAAAAGGAGGCAAAGCCACGATACTTAAG GACGAAGGAAAGGACAAAGCTCTGCGGTCATCTCAAGCCTTCTTCTCTCAGCTGCAGGACCAGGTCAAAAGTCAGATCAAAAGTGCAAAGGATCCATctgtaaagaagaagaaacacaaagaggttTCTGCCAGCAAACTAAAGTTATAa
- the ist1 gene encoding IST1 homolog isoform X2: protein MLGGGFKAERLRVNLRLVINRLKLLEKKKTELAQKARKEIADYLSSGKDERARIRVEHIIREDYLVEAMEILELYCDLLLTRFGLIQSMKELDPGLQEAVSTLIWAAPRLQSEVSELKIVSDQLCAKYSKEYGKLCRTNQIGTVNDRLMHKLSVEAPPKILVERYLIEIAKNYNVPYEPDAMVRPEVCSGEEADLIDVDTDKKSGGGGGGGGGFSAPPMHMHMPMPMPMPMPPAFNYPPPNGADQFNAPVGTYSNFAHSMGGGQPPQLPTSPPTYESAVGPSPNTKLFDNSALPELPSVPDTLPTSSIGGNATTSDDIDFDDLTRRFEELKKKT from the exons ATGCTGGGAGGAGGATTCAAAGCAGAGAGGTTAAGAGTCAACCTCCGGCTGGTCATCAACCGACTCAAACTccttgagaaaaagaaaa ctgAGCTTGCTCAAAAGGCAAGAAAGGAGATTGCAGATTACCTGTCATCAGGAAAGGATGAGCGGGCACGGATCCGCGTGGAGCACATTATCAGAGAAGACTATCTAGTGGAAGCCATGGAGATCCTGGAGCTTTACTGTGACCTGCTGCTGACTCGCTTTGGCCTCATTCAGTCCATGAA GGAACTTGATCCAGGATTACAGGAGGCAGTGTCCACCCTCATCTGGGCAGCCCCTCGTCTCCAGTCAGAGGTGTCTGAACTAAAAATT GTATCAGACCAGCTATGTGCAAAATATAGCAAGGAGTATGGCAAGCTGTGCAGGACAAACCAGATTGGCACAGTCAATGATAGG CTGATGCACAAACTCAGCGTGGAGGCCCCTCCCAAGATCTTGGTAGAACGCTACCTGATAGAGATCGCCAAGAACTATAATGTGCCATATGAACCTGACGCCATGGTCCGG CCTGAGGTGTGCTCTGGAGAGGAGGCAGACCTGATTGACGTGGACACTGACAAGAAGTctggcggaggaggaggaggtggtggaggtttCAGTGCTCCTCCTATGCATATGCATATGCCCATGCCCATGCCCATGCCTATGCCACCAGCCTTCAACTATCCACCTCCAAACGGAGCT GACCAATTTAATGCTCCAGTTGGAACCTACAGCAACTTTGCGCACTCCATGGGAGGAGGGCAGCCCCCTCAGCTGCCCACTTCTCCCCCCACATATGAGTCT GCTGTAG GTCCCAGCCCAAACACAAAGTTGTTTGACAACAGCGCTCTCCCAGAACTGCCCTCTGTTCCGGACACACTCCCCACATCCTCCATTGGTGGAAACGCCACCACCTCGGATGACATCGACTTCGATGATTTGACGCGGAGGTTTgaggagctgaagaaaaagACCTAA
- the fth1a gene encoding ferritin, heavy polypeptide 1a: MSSQVRQNFHQDCEAAINRQINLELYASYVYLSMAYYFDRDDQALNNFAKFFRHQSHEEREHAEKLMKLQNQRGGRIFLQDVRKPERDEWGSGTEALECALQLEKSVNQSLLDLHKLCSDHNDPHMCDFIETHYLDEQVKSIKELADWVTNLRRMGAPQNGMAEYLFDKHTLGKESS; this comes from the exons ATGAGTTCACAGGTGAGACAGAACTTCCACCAGGACTGCGAGGCTGCAATCAACAGGCAGATCAACCTGGAGCTGTATGCCTCCTACGTCTACCTGTCCATG GCATATTACTTTGATCGGGATGATCAGGCATTGAACAACTTTGCCAAGTTCTTCCGTCATCAGTCACATGAGGAGCGCGAGCATGCTGAGAAGCTAATGAAACTGCAGAACCAGAGGGGAGGAAGGATATTCCTACAAGATGTCAGG AAGCCAGAGAGGGACGAGTGGGGCAGCGGTACTGAGGCCCTTGAATGTGCCCTGCAGCTTGAGAAGAGTGTGAACCAGTCCCTGCTGGACTTGCACAAGCTCTGCTCTGATCACAATGACCCACAT ATGTGTGATTTCATTGAGACACACTACCTAGATGAGCAGGTGAAGTCCATCAAAGAACTGGCAGACTGGGTGACCAACTTGCGCCGCATGGGAGCTCCTCAGAACGGCATGGCCGAGTACCTGTTTGACAAGCACACCCTGGGCAAAGAAAGCAGCTAA
- the LOC124059438 gene encoding 60S acidic ribosomal protein P2-like — protein MRYVAAYLLAALGGNESPEAKDIKKILESVGIEADDTRLQKVISELSGKNVNEVITSGYSKLASMPAGGAVAVASSAAGGSGGAAAPAAAEEKKEEKKEESEESDDDMGFGLFD, from the exons ATGCGTTACGTCGCCGCTTACCTGCTCGCTGCCCTGGGTGGCAATGAGAGCCCTGAGGCCAAGGACATCAAGAAGATCCTGGAAAGTGTTGGTATTGAGGCCGATGACACACGTTTGCAGAAG GTTATCTCCGAGCTCTCTggcaaaaatgtgaatgaagtGATCACCTCAG GTTACAGTAAGCTGGCCAGCATGCCAGCAGGCGGTGCTGTAGCCGTTGCcagctctgctgctggtggCTCAGGCGGAGCCGCAGCCCCTGCTGCAG ctgaggagaagaaggaagagaagaaagaggagtcCGAGGAATCCGACGACGACATGGGATTCGGACTGTTTGACTAA
- the ist1 gene encoding IST1 homolog isoform X1: MLGGGFKAERLRVNLRLVINRLKLLEKKKTELAQKARKEIADYLSSGKDERARIRVEHIIREDYLVEAMEILELYCDLLLTRFGLIQSMKELDPGLQEAVSTLIWAAPRLQSEVSELKIVSDQLCAKYSKEYGKLCRTNQIGTVNDRLMHKLSVEAPPKILVERYLIEIAKNYNVPYEPDAMVRPEVCSGEEADLIDVDTDKKSGGGGGGGGGFSAPPMHMHMPMPMPMPMPPAFNYPPPNGADQFNAPVGTYSNFAHSMGGGQPPQLPTSPPTYESIDDITAKPSVPSQAVGPSPNTKLFDNSALPELPSVPDTLPTSSIGGNATTSDDIDFDDLTRRFEELKKKT; the protein is encoded by the exons ATGCTGGGAGGAGGATTCAAAGCAGAGAGGTTAAGAGTCAACCTCCGGCTGGTCATCAACCGACTCAAACTccttgagaaaaagaaaa ctgAGCTTGCTCAAAAGGCAAGAAAGGAGATTGCAGATTACCTGTCATCAGGAAAGGATGAGCGGGCACGGATCCGCGTGGAGCACATTATCAGAGAAGACTATCTAGTGGAAGCCATGGAGATCCTGGAGCTTTACTGTGACCTGCTGCTGACTCGCTTTGGCCTCATTCAGTCCATGAA GGAACTTGATCCAGGATTACAGGAGGCAGTGTCCACCCTCATCTGGGCAGCCCCTCGTCTCCAGTCAGAGGTGTCTGAACTAAAAATT GTATCAGACCAGCTATGTGCAAAATATAGCAAGGAGTATGGCAAGCTGTGCAGGACAAACCAGATTGGCACAGTCAATGATAGG CTGATGCACAAACTCAGCGTGGAGGCCCCTCCCAAGATCTTGGTAGAACGCTACCTGATAGAGATCGCCAAGAACTATAATGTGCCATATGAACCTGACGCCATGGTCCGG CCTGAGGTGTGCTCTGGAGAGGAGGCAGACCTGATTGACGTGGACACTGACAAGAAGTctggcggaggaggaggaggtggtggaggtttCAGTGCTCCTCCTATGCATATGCATATGCCCATGCCCATGCCCATGCCTATGCCACCAGCCTTCAACTATCCACCTCCAAACGGAGCT GACCAATTTAATGCTCCAGTTGGAACCTACAGCAACTTTGCGCACTCCATGGGAGGAGGGCAGCCCCCTCAGCTGCCCACTTCTCCCCCCACATATGAGTCT ATTGATGACATAACTGCCAAACCCTCTGTTCCTTCGCAGGCTGTAG GTCCCAGCCCAAACACAAAGTTGTTTGACAACAGCGCTCTCCCAGAACTGCCCTCTGTTCCGGACACACTCCCCACATCCTCCATTGGTGGAAACGCCACCACCTCGGATGACATCGACTTCGATGATTTGACGCGGAGGTTTgaggagctgaagaaaaagACCTAA
- the mcee gene encoding methylmalonyl-CoA epimerase, mitochondrial codes for MASAVLKVAVAGLSKCSRLTLVRAHSMTAALHQGIPGSLWKLGRLNHIAIAVPDMEKATALYRDVLGATVSDKVPLPEHGVYTVFVELGNTKLELLHPLGEKSPIAGFLQKNKSGGMHHICIEVDDINAAIVDLKAKNIRTLSAEPRIGAHGKPVMFLHPKDCDGVLVELEEA; via the exons ATGGCGTCCGCCGTGCTGAAGGttgcag TGGCAGGTCTTTCCAAATGTTCTCGTCTCACTCTCGTGAGGGCACATTCAATGACGGCAGCCCTCCATCAGGGCATTCCTGGCTCGTTGTGGAAACTCGGGAGGCTGAACCACATTGCCATCGCTGTCCCTGACATGGAGAAGGCCACGGCTCTGTATCGGGATGTGCTGGGGGCCACAGTCAGTGACAAGGTGCCCCTGCCTGAGCACGGCGTCTACACAGTGTTTGTGGAGCTTGGCAACACCAAACTGGAGCTGCTGCATCCTCTTGGGGAGAAAAGCCCAATCGCTGGTTTCTTACAGAAGAACAAGTCTGGAGGGATGCACCACATCTGTATTGAG GTAGACGACATTAATGCTGCAATCGTCGACCTGAAAGCGAAGAACATCAGAACTCTGTCAGCAGAGCCCAGAATAGGTGCTCACGGGAAACCAGTGATGTTTCTCCATCCTAAAGACTGTGACGGTGTGCTGGTGGAGCTCGAAGAAGCGTAA